From a region of the Lactuca sativa cultivar Salinas chromosome 4, Lsat_Salinas_v11, whole genome shotgun sequence genome:
- the LOC111897670 gene encoding glutathione S-transferase T2-like, with protein sequence MESETRNADQITSKWRDIRLKCTEFGGIYNNLLNIRKSGSNDFDVFKAAMDQFEKTTPTRKAFPYMKPWLKLKDAPKWKEQTEGSSQSSGSKRWRNPDGTSQQSDGRTHINVNDDPIDLENDQPLRRLVGRNKAKKAASTSSNSSVKDMFGDKFD encoded by the coding sequence ATGGAAAGTGAAACTCGAAATGCAGATCAAATTACGTCGAAATGGCGAGATATTCGACTAAAATGCACCGAGTTTGGAGGAATCTACAACAACCTCCTAAACATACGCAAAAGCGGCTCgaacgattttgatgttttcaaggcggCCATGGACCAATTTGAAAAAACAACGCCAACACGCAAAGCTTTTCCGTATATGAAACCGTGGCTAAAATTGAAAGACGCCCCAAAATGGAAAGAGCAAACGGAAGGAAGTTCCCAATCTTCCGGTTCAAAGCGTTGGAGAAACCCCGATGGAACTTCTCAACAATCGGACGGCCGAACACACATCAACGTCAACGACGATCCGATAGATCTTGAAAACGACCAACCTCTTCGTCGGCTCGttggaagaaataaagcaaaaaaagCGGCGTCAACATCTTCGAATTCTAGTGTTAAGGATATGTTTGGCGATAAATTTGATTGA